In one Gallus gallus isolate bGalGal1 chromosome 20, bGalGal1.mat.broiler.GRCg7b, whole genome shotgun sequence genomic region, the following are encoded:
- the SLC52A3 gene encoding solute carrier family 52, riboflavin transporter, member 3, with protein MSLLTHLLACAFGMGSWVAINGLWVELPLLVTVLPEQWDLPSYITIIIQMANVGPLFVTLMHRFWPGSLKEVVVIYVVVSVGIVACLLLAFLWDYTSPIVGTTHSTAFLILTFFLALVDCTSSVTFLPFMMQLQAQYLTTFFIGEGLSGLIPALIALGQGSGISSCANVSQMVNITSDNETMEGTIFRMETRYLPARFSTLIFFLLMTAMMVACLVAFFFLTRQPKVWELSQQQLCPSTIILNSFDQILEDDGGTGRGEGYSCPKSTKRPMETHPEKVSYSVAKLAFIYLLITWVSSLTNGVLPSVQSYSCLPYGNTAYHLSATLSSMANPLACIVAMVLPSRSLALLGTLSLAGTGFGAYNMAIAVMSPCPLLQHSQWGDAIIILSWVLFTGTLSYVKVMAGVILRSRSHSALVWYGALEQLGSLLGALLMFPLVNIYGFFQSADYCSLQCPV; from the exons ATGTCGCTGCTCACCCACCTTCTCGCCTGTGCCTTCGGCATGGGCTCCTGGGTGGCCATCAACGGGCTGTGGGTTGAGCTGCCGCTGCTGGTGACGGTGCTGCCAGAGCAGTGGGACCTGCCCTCCTACATCACCATCATCATCCAGATGGCCAACGTGGGGCCGCTCTTTGTCACCCTCATGCACCGCTTCTGGCCCGGCTCGCTGAAGGAGGTGGTCGTTATCTACGTGGTTGTGTCCGTGGGCATCGTggcctgcttgctgctggccTTCCTCTGGGACTACACATCCCCCATCGTGGGGAccacccacagcactgcattccTGATCCTCACCTTCTTCTTGGCCCTGGTTGACTGCACTTCCTCCGTCACCTTCCTACCCTTCatgatgcagctgcaggcccAATACCTCACCACCTTCTTCATAGGTGAAGGACTCAGCGGGCTGATCCCTGCTCTCATCGCCCTGGGCCAGGGCTCCGGCATCTCCAGCTGTGCCAATGTCAGCCAGATGGTCAACATCACTTCTGACAACGAGACCATGGAGGGCACTATCTTCAGGATGGAGACTCGCTACCTCCCAGCCCGCTTCTCTACcctcatcttcttcctcctcatgaCTGCAATGATGGTGGCCTGCTTGGtggctttcttcttcctgaccAGGCAGCCCAAGGTCTGGGAGCTCTCACAGCAGCAGTTGTGTCCCAGCACCATCATACTGAACTCCTTTGACCAGATCCTCGAGGATGACGGTGGCACGGGACGAGGCGAAGGCTACTCATGCCCAAAGAGCACCAAGCGGCCCATGGAGACCCACCCAGAGAAGGTCTCCTATTCTGTGGCCAAGCTTGCCTTCATCTACCTCCTTATCACTTGGGTGAGCTCTCTGACAAACGGGGTCCTGCCATCTGTGCAGTCCTACTCTTGCCTGCCATATGGCAACACCGCATATCACCTCTCGGCCACGCTCAGCTCCATGGCCAACCCTCTCGCCTGCATCGTGGCCATGGTCCTGCCCAGCAG GtccctggccctgctgggcACCCTCAGCCTCGCGGGCACAGGCTTCGGTGCCTACAACATGGCCATAGCAGTGATGAGCCCGTGCCCCCTCCTCCAGCATTCCCAGTGGGGCGACGCCATCATC ATCCTCTCCTGGGTGCTCTTCACCGGAACGCTCTCCTACGTGAAGGTGATGGCCGGGGTCATCCTGCGGAGCCGCAGCCACAGTGCCCTGGTGTGGTACGGGGCTTTGGAGCAGCTGGGATCCCTGCTGGGAGCCCTGCTCATGTTCCCCCTCGTCAACATTTATGGCTTCTTCCAATCCGCCGACtactgcagcctgcagtgcccagTGTGA